Within the Oncorhynchus kisutch isolate 150728-3 linkage group LG13, Okis_V2, whole genome shotgun sequence genome, the region ACAGCAGGAATGATACTCTAGAGTGAGTAGGAGAGTCAGAGcggctgtgtgtgtatttgtgtcgtCTAGGTACGCCTTTTACGATTTAATATAGTGACTTTGTGTGGTTACTGATGTAGCTCTGGGTTTACAGGCAGTTTATGGACTCTCTGGGTCTGGAGCCAGACTCAGTAGATAACCTGGACATGTACAGTCACATCCCCCCCGTACTGATGGAGAAGTGTGCTGCGCTCAGTGTCAGACCAGACACCGTCAAGAGCCTCATTCAGTCCATGCAGGGTGAGTGGTTGGGCctgggacacacacatacacatgtcacacacacacatacagtgggacaaaaaagtatttagtcagccaccaattgtgcaagttctcccacttaaaaagatgagaggcctgtaattttcatcataggtacacttcaactatgacagacaaaatgagggaaaaaaatccagaaaatcacattgtaggatttttaatgaatttatttgcaaatgatggtggaaaataagtattattattattgtgccTTTCGATACTatccctatgtctctctccctcagtcttgtCTGGTGTATTCACGGACGTGGAGGCGTCTCTGAGGGAGATCCGGGACGTGCTGGAGGAGGACGAGGCCGGGGTGCGGGCGCTGCAAGAGGCGGTGGGAGGAGGCCCCGCGGCAGAGCTGCACCCCCAGGCACATGCCCAGACCCTGGCTGAGATCCGCAGAGACCTGGAGAAGTACATGGAGGCCCATGAGAAGGCCAGCTTCACCAACACCGAGCTGCACAGAGCCATGAACCTGCACATCAGTAACCTGAGGCTGCTGGGGGGACCACTGGATGCCCTGAGAGACGCCCTGCCGAGGCCCCAACTCAACCAGGGTGGGTATAGGAAAGTGGAAAAGAGTTATGGTGTTTATGGTGTTATTTGGAGTGTGtttctaaatgtgtgtgtgtgtgtgtgtgtgtgttcctacagAGGAGGTGGCGGGGCTGCAGTGCATGAAGAGGATCCTGGGTAAGGTGCAGGAGATGAGGGACCAGAGGAGCACCCTGGAAAAACAGCTGCGTGACCTCATCCAGCAGGACGACATCACTTCCTCCCTTGTCACTACCGAGCGCACTGACATGAAGGTACAGGACATTGTGTGTGGGTTTGATCTTCATGACATTCTAGACTAACGCATGCCTCTTAACACACTATATGTaacatttgtctctctctctctctctctctctctctctctctctctctctctctctctctctctctctctctctatctctccctatctctctctctatctctccctatctctctctctatctctccctatctctctctctatctctccctatctctctctctatctctctctctctccctatctctctccctctctccctatctctctctctctccctatctctctttctctctctctctttctttctctctctctttctttctttctttctctctctctctctctctctctctctctctctctctctttctttctctttttctctctctctctctttctttctctctctctctctctctctctttccctctctctctctccacctccctctctctctctctctctctctctctctctctctccctctctccctccctatagAGGTTGTTTGAGGAGCAATTGAAGAAGTATGAGCAGGTGAAGGTGTACATCGACCAGAACCTGTCTGCCCAGGAGAACATCCTCAAGGCGCTGACGGAAGCCAACGTGCAATACGCCTCGGTCCGCAAGGGCCTCGCCGAGACGGAACACAAGTGAGCAAGGTCTTGGGAAGGGTTTTAGTGGGACACCAGTACTATTTGTCAAAGGACGCTGTTCCAGTCCAAGGCCATAGGGACGGGGCCAATAAAGAGAatcagaacacacaaacacaagcattagCCTCATGTCATTGTTACTGAAGAAGTTATctcacctctccctttctcttcctcttctcctccttcctttctctcGCTCCAACTCTCAGGTGGAATGGCACGGTGCAGACTCTGGTGGCGTCCTATGAGGCTTACGAGGACCTGATGAAGAAGTCCCAGGAGGGGAAGGAGTTCTACGAGGACCTGGAGACCAAGTCCTCCCGCCTGCTGGAGAGAGCTAAGACTCTGTGTCagggcagggaggaggagaggaaggccgTGCTGGACAGGGAGACCCAGAAGAATCCCCCTTCTCGGCCCACTGCAGCCAAACCGTCCCTGGGGTCCAAGGGGGGCTCAGACGTGGACTCTGCCTGTTCTAGTCTGGAGGATGCTGAGCTAGCCCAGATCAACGCTGCTATACTGAGCCTGGGAGGAGACCTGCCTGACGAGCTTCGTAGTCTACCCCCCGACCACCCCTCCCTGCACTCTGCCCTTCGCCCGGGACCTGAGGCTTTCCTTCCTGGTGCCAATCTGGGTGGCAATGCTTCGTTACCCTGGCCAGGGGCACCTGGGGCACCGCTCTATACCCCTCAGTTCCCCCCAAACCTTCGCCCGCACCATTTCCCTGGCCCGCTCCCCGCCCAGGGTTTCCCTCGCAGACCCTTCACTCAGCTACCCCCCCAGCAGACCCCTGTTTCTGGCTATGGCCCTCCCCAGCCGCAAGCCCCCCAAACTGGGGGAGTCGGGCCTGCCCGTGCCCCTTTCCGTCCCTCCACTactacagtagatagtatccagaccccCATCCCCAGTTATAACTCAGCCCCACGCCACCCTGTACCACATACTGTCTCTGCAGGCTACGCTGTTCCCCCACAGATGGGTGTGTACCCACAGTACATGACCCAGCCTGGGGTGCCCATGCAAGCGCCCAGCCAGGTACCACACCAACATCCACAGCAGCAGTACCAACACCCTCCTGGGCAGCTGCCCCCTGGCTACCAGTCTGCCCCCAGGGCTATGCCCGGGCCCCGACCCCAGGCCCAGCAGGGTTACCCACAGTACATGCCCCCCCAGCACCAGCCCCGGCCACCCATGCCCCCCCAGTATCAACAACCATATCCTGGTCAGCCCCAGCCACAACCCCAGCATGGCTACCAGCCCCAGTTACCACAGGGCTATCAGCCTCAACACCCTCAGCAGGGCTACCCACTCCAACAGCCCCAACACATGATCCCAAGGGGCCCTCACCCACAGATGCCCCCCACTGCCCAGCCCATGCCCCCTGTCTCCCAACCATACATGCAACCTGCCAACCAACAGATGCCCCCGCACCCTCATCAGCAGATGCTACCTTCCCAACAACAACAAATGCATCCCAACGCCCAGCAAATGCACCCTCATCCACAAATGCACCCTGGCCCTCATCAGCAGATGCCCGCTAACAGCCAGCTGATGCCCCCAGTTTCCCAGGCTTACCTGCCCCCCACCAGCCAGCCCATGCCCCCTGGCCTGCACCAGCAGATGCCCCCTGCTTCCCAGCCCCATCATGTCCACCTCCCTCAGGCTTACCTGCCCAGGGGCCCCCTCCCACCTCAGGGGCCTCAGATGCCCCACCCTGGTCAACCCCCCCAACATGTCTACCAGCCCCAGTTACCACAGGGCCCCAGTTACCACCAGCCTCCTATAATGCCTCATTCAGCCCCCCAACAGTCCCAGGCTCCCCAGCCTGTAGCCCCCATGACCCCCACCATGTACCCTACTCCTCCAGGTGTGAACGGCTCTCCCGGAGCCCCACCACAGCCCACCTCTATGGGCCAACCTCGGCCTCCTCCCCAGCACATGATTCCACCAACTGCTGGAGCTCCTCCAGTGGCCCTCCCACCTAATGTCATCCTTCCCTCGCCCTCaccttccccttctccctccccagGCCCCTCTTCCCTAGGCCTGGCCCCCCAGAGGCCCTCCCCAGCCCCCACCCCTGGCggtccaccctctctcccttcctcctcatccccctccacctccctcttcccGCGCCAGAACTCCATCACAGACGACCTGCTCTCCTCCAGCCCAGAGAGCCAGCCCGGCGGCCCCAAGGCCCCCGCCAACGTCCTCCAACCCACCAAGGCTGACCCTCAGGACGGGGAGCGCCGCAAGAAGAGCTCCCAGGGCATCCGGCTGATCCAGGGTGACCCGTACCAAGCCCCCGAACGCGTAGCCCGCCTCTGCGGCGAACTCGAACGCTTCCGGTCGGCCGTGGAGTCTCTGGAGCGCCCGTCGGTGGACGAAGGTGGCCTGTCGCCGCTGGATGCCCGCTGGAAGGAGCTCCAGGAGGGGCAGGAGAGGGACGCCAGGCAGCTGTCCATCGCCATCGCCCGCTGCTACACCATGAAGAACCGTCACCAGGACGT harbors:
- the LOC109902007 gene encoding tyrosine-protein phosphatase non-receptor type 23 encodes the protein MEAVPRMPMIWLDLKEAGEFEFSPSVRQFILKNYGENPDSYNEQLKKLETLRQGAVNVTRDFEGCSILRKYFGQLHYLQSRVPLGPGQEAAVPISWTEIFSGKTVTHDDISYEQACILYNLGALHSMLGAMDNRVSEEGMKVSCTHFQCSAGAFSYLRDHFSHNFSVDMSHQILNLNINLMLGQAQECLLEKSMLDNRKSFLVARISAQVVDYYKEACRALENSDTASMLGKIQKDWKKLVQMKIYYFASIAHLHMGKQAEEQQKYGERLAYLQSSLDKLSEAIKLAKGQPDSVQEALKFTMDVIGGKFNSAKKDNDFIYHETVPSLETLASVKGAPLVKALPVNPTDPSVTGPDLFAKLVPMAAHEASSLYSEEKAKLLRDIMAKIDSRNDTLEQFMDSLGLEPDSVDNLDMYSHIPPVLMEKCAALSVRPDTVKSLIQSMQVLSGVFTDVEASLREIRDVLEEDEAGVRALQEAVGGGPAAELHPQAHAQTLAEIRRDLEKYMEAHEKASFTNTELHRAMNLHISNLRLLGGPLDALRDALPRPQLNQEEVAGLQCMKRILGKVQEMRDQRSTLEKQLRDLIQQDDITSSLVTTERTDMKRLFEEQLKKYEQVKVYIDQNLSAQENILKALTEANVQYASVRKGLAETEHKWNGTVQTLVASYEAYEDLMKKSQEGKEFYEDLETKSSRLLERAKTLCQGREEERKAVLDRETQKNPPSRPTAAKPSLGSKGGSDVDSACSSLEDAELAQINAAILSLGGDLPDELRSLPPDHPSLHSALRPGPEAFLPGANLGGNASLPWPGAPGAPLYTPQFPPNLRPHHFPGPLPAQGFPRRPFTQLPPQQTPVSGYGPPQPQAPQTGGVGPARAPFRPSTTTVDSIQTPIPSYNSAPRHPVPHTVSAGYAVPPQMGVYPQYMTQPGVPMQAPSQVPHQHPQQQYQHPPGQLPPGYQSAPRAMPGPRPQAQQGYPQYMPPQHQPRPPMPPQYQQPYPGQPQPQPQHGYQPQLPQGYQPQHPQQGYPLQQPQHMIPRGPHPQMPPTAQPMPPVSQPYMQPANQQMPPHPHQQMLPSQQQQMHPNAQQMHPHPQMHPGPHQQMPANSQLMPPVSQAYLPPTSQPMPPGLHQQMPPASQPHHVHLPQAYLPRGPLPPQGPQMPHPGQPPQHVYQPQLPQGPSYHQPPIMPHSAPQQSQAPQPVAPMTPTMYPTPPGVNGSPGAPPQPTSMGQPRPPPQHMIPPTAGAPPVALPPNVILPSPSPSPSPSPGPSSLGLAPQRPSPAPTPGGPPSLPSSSSPSTSLFPRQNSITDDLLSSSPESQPGGPKAPANVLQPTKADPQDGERRKKSSQGIRLIQGDPYQAPERVARLCGELERFRSAVESLERPSVDEGGLSPLDARWKELQEGQERDARQLSIAIARCYTMKNRHQDVMPYDCNRVLLRSGKDDYINGSFVEELSPYCPRLIATQAPLSGTAADFWLMVWEQKVSLVVMLVSEQELDKGKVLRYFPTERGQQLAQGPITVTLTTQKTTPTHVERMIGMQYRDQSLKRTVIHLQFTSWPELGLPESKSNLICFIQEVHGYYLHQRPLHTPIVVHCSSGVGRTGALCLLYAAVQELEAGNSIPDLPLLVKKMRQQRKNMLQEKLHLKFCYEAVLKHAEQVLQRHGYLATAPCSKTPSTAATKPYSRQESQQDIVLGGDMTISSIQATIAKLSIRPPSATDPAMDPVLDSGASSGLEDQPFNPPTDLPLDRELEPAPATARDPSPSKTQPSSLSPLLCSPEKVQSPSPNGVDATAPSSPPTANNHAVPEVTPDPAPPSGPAPNSLELLASLTPEAFSMEGGGCKGKHRVTKQSFLQPAEGQGLHQGPSEEGGDDPLSSLDPLWSLNKN